Proteins from one Ananas comosus cultivar F153 linkage group 5, ASM154086v1, whole genome shotgun sequence genomic window:
- the LOC109710761 gene encoding CBS domain-containing protein CBSCBSPB1-like, giving the protein MDRGGGAGRRSSFSGKKLAENGGAFDGGRRTSISRPPTGERTVKRLRLSKALTIPENTTVYEACRRMAARRVDAVLLTDSNALLCGILTDKDITTRVIARELKLDETPVSKAMTRNPVFVLSDTLAVEALQKMVQGKFRHLPVVENGEVIALLDIAKCLYDAIARMERAAEKGKAIAAAVEGVEKHWGTSISGPHTFIETLREKMFRPSLSTIISENPKVVSVSPTDSVLTATKKMLELKISSAVVTIEKKPKGILTSRDILMRVIAQNLSPESTPVEKVMTPNPECGTVDTPILDALHTMHDGKFLHFPVVDREGNIVTVVDVIHITHAAIATAGSSGGSGTEATSAMMQKFWDSALAIGPLDDDDDSQSEGSMKVASEATEAGRSAFYPVSGLSSTFGFKLQDKHGRMHRFNCETESLSDLITCILQRVGDDIDRNNLPQILYEDEDHDKVILSSDGDLAAAVDHARQIGWKSLRLHLDYMGSGRRKRGGGSGSFEYARKDAWASAYSAVAAGAALVAGLGVMAYLKRSG; this is encoded by the exons ATGGACCGCGGCGGAGGGGCGGGGAGGAGGAGCAGCTTCTCTGGGAAGAAGTTGGCGGAGAACGGCGGGGCCTTCGATGGCGGAAGGAGGACCTCTATCTCTCGCCCTCC GACCGGCGAGAGAACTGTAAAGAGACTCCGGTTGTCGAAGGCCTTAACAATACCTGAAAATACAACTGTATATGAGGCTTGCCGCAGGATGGCTGCTCGAAGAGTAGATGCTGTGTTGCTGACTGATTCAAATGCACTGCTTTGTGGTATCCTTACAGACAAg GATATAACAACAAGGGTAATTGCCCGTGAATTGAAGCTTGATGAAACACCAGTATCCAAGGCTATGACCCGGAATCCTGTCTTTGTTCTTTCGGATACATTAGCTGTGGAAGCATTGCAGAAAATGGTGCAAG GGAAGTTCAGGCATTTGCCAGTTGTAGAAAATGGTGAAGTCATTGCATTACTCGACATAGCAAAGTGTCTTTATGATGCTATTGCTCGCATGGAGAGGGCTGCTGAGAAGGGCAAAGCCATTGCGGCTGCTGTTGAAGGGGTGGAAAAGCACTGGGGTACATCAATTTCTG GTCCTCATACGTTTATTGAAACTCTTCGAGAGAAGATGTTTAGGCCTTCTTTGTCTACAATTATTTCGGAGAATCCAAA GGTTGTTTCTGTCTCACCAACCGACTCAGTGTTAACTGCAACAAAGAAGATGCTCGAACTGAAGATTAGTTCAGCAGTTGTCACAATTGAAAAGAAACCTAAAGGAATACTAAC TTCCAGAGATATACTGATGCGTGTAATTGCACAAAATCTCTCTCCTGAATCTACTCCTGTGGAGAAG GTTATGACGCCAAATCCTGAATGCGGAACAGTTGACACTCCGATTCTTGATGCTCTTCACACCATGCATGATGGGAAATTTCTGCACTTTCCTGTTGTTGACAGAG AAGGGAACATTGTCACAGTTGTTGATGTTATTCATATCACTCATGCCGCGATAGCCACT GCGGGAAGTAGCGGGGGATCCGGAACCGAAGCAACAAGTGCAATGATGCAGAAGTTCTGGGACTCGGCTTTGGCCATAGGACCTTTAGATGATGACGATGATTCTCAAAG TGAAGGATCCATGAAAGTGGCATCTGAAGCCACAGAGGCAGGAAGGTCAGCATTTTATCCAGTGTCAGGTTTATCGAGTACTTTTGGATTTAAGCTCCAGGACAAACACGGCAGGATGCATAGATTTAACTGCG AGACAGAGAGTTTGTCAGACTTGATAACTTGCATCCTTCAGAGAGTGGGTGATGACATTGATAGGAATAATCTACCCCAAATTCTG TATGAAGATGAGGACCACGACAAGGTTATTCTTTCGTCGGACGGTGACCTTGCTGCAGCAGTGGACCATGCCCGACAGATTGGTTGGAAG AGTTTAAGATTGCACTTAGACTACATGGGATCCGGGAGGCGAAAGAGAGGTGGCGGGTCAGGAAGCTTCGAATATGCGCGCAAGGATGCCTGGGCGTCAGCATACAGTGCGGTAGCCGCTGGAGCAGCACTAGTCGCAGGCCTTGGTGTTATGGCTTACCTCAAGAGATCAGGTTGA
- the LOC109709862 gene encoding squamosa promoter-binding-like protein 16, translating to MDWDLRMPPWDLADVLNHNPQPPPGFGGSGGSRTDCSVDLKLGGGSGDLGPAHHHKFQSKASVSAAMAPPPPPSSSSSGPPKRPRTHGSGGPTPSCLVDGCKADLSKCREYHRRHKVCEAHSKTPVVLVGGQEQRFCQQCSRFHLLVEFDEVKRSCRKRLDGHNRRRRKPQLDHVNSGGFFVNHQGTRLSSYPQIFPTVRSEPNWTGLMKSENNTSFCVNMNRQPLHLSENYNRERRQFPFLQELGLAPFKTVTPPESSKMFSDCALSLLSSSPAQQPSDAINSTAQIVRQPDHDQIPIGQPLLSSSPLYGVPHRFPCSQVPDGVSAAGYSCPAVANEAEIHYEGMFHCGSEGLPSYGASQTLPFSWQ from the exons ATGGATTGGGATCTAAGGATGCCCCCCTGGGACTTGGCTGACGTGCTGAACCACAACCCCCAGCCGCCGCCCGGATTCGGCGGCTCGGGCGGCAGCCGCACCGACTGCTCCGTCGACCTGAAGCTCGGCGGGGGGTCGGGGGATCTCGGGCCAGCCCATCATCACAAATTCCAATCCAAGGCCTCTGTTTCCGCCGCaatggcgccgccgccgccgccctcttcttcctcctccggCCCGCCGAAGAGGCCTCGGACGCACGGCAGTGGCGGCCCGACCCCTTCCTGCTTGGTCGACGGCTGCAAAGCCGATTTGAGCAAGTGTCGGGAGTATCACCGCCGGCATAAGGTTTGCGAGGCCCATTCGAAGACTCCGGTGGTGCTGGTCGGCGGCCAGGAGCAGAGGTTTTGCCAACAGTGCAGCAG ATTTCACTTGCTTGTGGAATTTGATGAGGTCAAAAGAAGCTGCAGGAAAAGGCTTGATGGGCACAACAGGCGTCGAAGGAAGCCACAGCTGGATCATGTAAACTCTGGGGGCTTCTTTGTGAATCACCAAG GGACAAGATTATCATCATACCCTCAGATTTTTCCAACTGTTAGATCCGAGCCGAACTGGACCGGGCTCATGAAATCCGAAAACAATACTTCCTTTTGCGTGAATATGAATCGGCAGCCTCTACACCTTAGTGAGAATTACAACAGAGAAAGACGGCAGTTCCCTTTCCTGCAAGAACTCGGCCTGGCCCCCTTCAAGACCGTCACTCCCCCCGAGAGCAGCAAGATGTTCTCCGATtgtgctctctctcttctgtCATCGTCGCCCGCTCAGCAACCGTCGGATGCCATCAATAGCACCGCGCAGATCGTACGACAGCCGGATCACGACCAGATCCCGATCGGCCAGCCTCTCCTGTCGAGCAGCCCGCTGTACGGCGTCCCGCACCGGTTTCCGTGCTCGCAGGTGCCGGATGGCGTGTCGGCGGCCGGGTATTCGTGCCCGGCCGTGGCGAACGAGGCCGAGATCCACTACGAGGGCATGTTCCACTGCGGGAGCGAGGGACTGCCCTCCTACGGGGCCTCCCAAACACTCCCCTTTTCATGGCAGTAG
- the LOC109710483 gene encoding probable histidine kinase 3, which yields MTWFIDAEVMEEKARLLRNKRNLSFRCWRNHLYSHYFGSKKVRETWWRKLLLLWVVGWVLCSLWIFMFMSSHANEKRRETLANMCDERARMLQDQFNVSMNHLQALAILVSTFHHSKHPSAVDQMTFARYADRTAFERPLTSGVAYAVKVLRSEREQFEKQQGWTIKKMYSSKQSPNRENGRVREIQEISPPAEEYAPVIFAQDAYKHVVSLDMLTGKEDRENILRARESGKGVLTAPLQLVKSNRLGVILTYAVYKSDLPSNATPTERIQAAIGYLGGIFDIESLVDKLLHQLACNQSIIVDVYDTTNGKISMYGSNETASGLYHKSMLNFGDPLRKHEMHCRFKQKPPLPWLGITTSIGALVIALLIGYIFHATVNRIVKVEDDYREMMELKKRAEAADVAKSQFLATVSHEIRTPMNGVLGMLQMLTDTNLDITQQDYVRTAQASGKALVSLINEVLDQAKIESGKLELEAVPFDLRAVLDDILSLFCGKAQEKELELAAFVSEQVPETLIGDPGRIRQIITNLIGNSIKFTEKGHIYLTVHLVEEVMIPLEVETEAQPMSTVSGFPVADRRKSWERFKIFNKEFSTLEKPFPATSPDQINLIISVEDTGAGIPFEAQSRVFTPFMQVGPSISRIHGGTGIGLSISKCLVNLMKGEIGFASKPQVGSTFTFTAVLSRAKTNSTEYKSFEFRGLTALVVDHRPARAKVTKYHLERLGMHVDFSTNFSLVLPKITSGNLGLKIVLVDKETWLKESSQWPIFMNKLRIGGQLDIPKLFILANSSSPIKSSSLSSNGKKAIALLTPPHDFDACFMDIQMPEMDGFEATRRIREMETTLNDRIQHKEVSLEACGNKLHWHIPILAMTADVIQATHEECLRCGMDGYVSKPFEGEQLYREVARFFNITVKN from the exons ATGACTTGGTTCATTGATGCTGAGGTAATGGAGGAAAAGGCTAGATTACTTAGAAACAAGAGAAACCTCTCATTTAGGTGTTGGAGGAATCATCTCTACAGCCATTACTTTGGGTCTAAGAAGGTGAGGGAAACATGGTGGAGGAAGCTTCTCCTCTTGTGGGTTGTGGGTTGGGTGTTGTGTTCCTTGTGGATCTTCATGTTCATGAGCTCCCATGCTAatgagaagaggagagaaacCCTAGCCAACATGTGCGACGAGCGCGCGCGGATGCTCCAGGACCAGTTCAATGTGAGCATGAACCATCTTCAAGCCCTTGCAATCCTCGTCTCTACCTTCCACCATTCCAAACATCCCTCTGCAGTTGATcag ATGACTTTCGCGAGATATGCCGATAGGACGGCTTTCGAGAGGCCACTGACGAGCGGAGTAGCTTATGCCGTGAAGGTGTTGCGTTCTGAGAGGGAGCAATTTGAGAAGCAACAAGGGTGGACTATAAAGAAGATGTACTCGTCAAAGCAATCCCCCAACCGCGAAAATGGCAGGGTTCGTGAGATCCAAGAGATATCGCCCCCTGCCGAGGAGTATGCTCCTGTTATTTTTGCTCAAGACGCCTACAAACATGTGGTTTCTTTGGATATGTTGACCGGAAAG GAAGATCGCGAGAACATATTACGAGCTAGAGAATCGGGTAAAGGTGTCTTAACTGCTCCTCTACAACTAGTAAAATCGAACCGCTTAGGGGTCATTCTTACATATGCAGTGTACAAATCCGATCTTCCTTCCAATGCGACTCCAACGGAACGTATTCAAGCCGCCATAGG GTACTTAGGTGGTATTTTCGACATTGAATCGTTGGTCGATAAGTTGCTTCACCAACTTGCGTGTAATCAATCCATCATAGTCGATGTGTATGATACTACCAACGGGAAGATCAGCATGTATGGTTCGAATGAGACCGCTAGTGGTTTATATCATAAAAGCATGCTTAACTTTGGCGATCCATTAAGAAAGCACGAGATGCATTGCAG GTTCAAGCAAAAGCCGCCCTTGCCATGGCTCGGAATAACAACATCAATCGGAGCTCTTGTCATTGCATTGCTCATCGGTTACATATTCCACGCCACGGTCAACCGCATTGTGAAAGTTGAAGACGATTATCGCGAGATGATGGAGCTCAAGAAACGGGCAGAGGCGGCCGACGTTGCGAAATCCCAG TTCTTGGCAACTGTTTCTCACGAGATCAGGACTCCGATGAATGGCGTTCTAG GGATGCTACAAATGCTTACGGATACGAATTTGGACATAACTCAACAAGATTATGTGAGAACAGCCCAAGCTAGCGGAAAAGCTTTGGTGTCACTGATCAATGAGGTCCTTGATCAGGCAAAGATCGAATCAGGTAAGCTCGAGCTCGAGGCAGTCCCGTTTGATCTGCGGGCCGTTTTGGATGACATCCTGTCACTCTTCTGCGGAAAGGCCCAAGAGAAAGAATTAGAG TTGGCTGCGTTCGTCTCCGAGCAAGTTCCGGAAACTCTCATCGGTGACCCGGGAAGAATTAggcaaatcatcacaaatctaaTCGGAAATTCAATCAAA TTCACGGAAAAAGGGCACATATACTTGACGGTTCATCTTGTCGAAGAGGTAATGATCCCATTAGAAGTGGAAACAGAAGCTCAACCGATGAGCACCGTAAGTGGCTTTCCGGTGGCAGATAGAAGGAAAAGCTGGGAGAGGTTTAAGATATTCAATAAAGAGTTTTCTACGTTGGAGAAGCCTTTCCCGGCCACCTCTCCTGACCAAATAAACCTCATCATCTCCGTTGAGGACACCGGAGCGGGGATCCCTTTTGAAGCCCAATCTCGCGTATTCACCCCATTTATGCAAGTAGGCCCCTCGATTTCTCGTATACACGGAGGAACCGGGATTGGGCTTAGCATCAGCAAATGCTTGGTTAATCTCATGAAGGGAGAGATCGGATTTGCAAGTAAACCTCAAGTGGGCTCTACTTTCACATTCACGGCTGTACTTTCGAGAGCTAAGACGAATTCAACCGAGTATAAATCGTTTGAGTTCCGAGGGTTAACTGCATTAGTGGTCGATCACAGGCCGGCTCGTGCAAAGGTTACCAAGTACCACCTTGAAAGGCTCGGTATGCATGTCGACTTCTCCACGAACTTCAGTCTAGTCCTTCCGAAAATAACAAGCGGTAATTTGGGTTTGAAAATAGTGCTTGTCGACAAGGAAACGTGGTTAAAGGAGTCGAGTCAGTGGCCTATTTTTATGAACAAATTGAGGATAGGAGGGCAATTAGACATTCCGAAACTGTTTATATTGGCGAATTCTTCGAGCCCGATAAAGAGTAGCTCGCTTAGTAGTAATGGGAAAAAGGCGATCGCGCTGCTGACTCCGCCGCACGATTTTGATGCTTGTTTCATGGATATTCAAATGCCAGAGATGGATGG ATTTGAAGCTACAAGGAGAATAAGGGAGATGGAAACTACTCTTAATGATCGGATACAACACAAAGAAGTTTCGTTAGAAGCTTGTGGGAATAAATTGCACTGGCACATTCCTATATTGGCCATGACGGCGGATGTGATCCAGGCCACACACGAGGAGTGCTTACGCTGTGGAATGGATGGCTATGTGTCGAAGCCGTTCGAAGGAGAACAGTTGTACAGAGAAGTCGCTCGCTTTTTCAATATCACGGTGAAAAATTAA
- the LOC109710648 gene encoding uncharacterized protein LOC109710648 — protein sequence MRGDDEQSRLIYELCALLFTMLRYPHLAVPSAPSSSSAAAAGAPLPPQPTRRPRPPQVSAAGVASLLLGASLALMLCGSVTFVIGFILMPWVVGLLMVFYFVGIVSNLSGMGRAILCPNSPSSPKEV from the coding sequence ATGCGGGGCGACGACGAGCAATCGAGGCTCATCTACGAGCTCTGCGCCCTCCTCTTCACCATGCTCCGCTACCCCCACCTCGCAGTGCCCTCGGCCCCCTCCTCGTcgtccgccgcggcggcgggggcgccgCTCCCTCCGCAGCCGACGAGGAGGCCGCGGCCGCCGCAGGTATCGGCGGCGGGGGTGGCGTCGCTGCTGCTCGGGGCGTCGCTCGCGCTGATGCTGTGCGGGTCTGTGACGTTCGTGATCGGATTCATACTCATGCCCTGGGTCGTGGGACTCCTCATGGTGTTCTACTTCGTCGGGATCGTCTCCAATCTCTCCGGGATGGGGAGGGCGATTCTTTGCCCTAACTCACCCTCCTCCCCCAAAGAAGTCTAA